AATCCTCCGCTTACACATTCGGATCGGACATTTTAGAATTGCCGTAGAAGCGTCTCGCATGAATGTGTCGAGTGATTAACCAATGCCCGTTTCAAGTTCGAACCCACTTGCACCACGTCGTATGCATGGCGACGGCCCGGAGCGACGAGCCAAGCGACCGACAACCGAAAACACCCTTGTATGTGTTCGTGACATCAGAAAGTAGGCGACCTGCCAGTTCGACTTACTATAAGTACTTCATCAATCATTCCATTTACTCGGCTTGAATATTCTGCTCAGGTTCTCATACTATTGTATCAGCATCAAATACTTCTTATTTCTGGGCTTCAGCTGCTCGATTTAACTCGtctctttaataatttcccaaacaacaacactAAAGATGGCTAAAGGCGCAAACTCTCCTCAACGCCCTCGATACTGGCTTCTTACGTCTCCTCGTACTGCCTCCAACCTGTTGGTCAAGATGCTCAACCTCGGCGAGCAGAATGTACGCCCTGCCATCCACGGAGGATACTTCTTCCTTCCATCTTTGCCCAAACACTTCTTGATAGCTGAGAAGCCCATGGACACATGGACGGGGGAAGAGAGTGCGACAGTGAACAAGGTGATCCAGGAATGCTCTGAAAGATTCCAAGATCATATCGCCGCGGCCGAGAAGGAAGGACAGATTATTTATGTCAAGGAACACTCCATCATGTTGAACCATCCTCGTATCGAGGATAACCATGTCAACGGCTCAAGGGGATCCAAGAAAGAGGCGACACCACTTCCCATGATGGACATCGCTCAACCAACACGATCACCGTTCAATCTCACACTATTTCCGGATGAGTTTCTCAAGACTTGGAATCCAACCTTCCTCATCCGCCACCCTGCTCTGATGATTCCCTCTCTGTACCGCACATGTTCTGGCACGATGGAATGGGAGGGCTTCAAGCGCCCCAGGAAGGAACCCATGGCAGCAGAGATCACTACGAGGTGGCATCGAACGTTGTATGACTTTTACTCCGAGCATTTTGCCAATGACAGCATCTGGCCTATAGTCATTGACGCTGACGATGTCATGACATGTCCTCAACTGGTAGGCAAGTACGCGAAGCTCActggtcttgatgagattAACGTCCGGTACTCGTGGGATAAGGCAGGAGACGAAGTGCTGAACAAGTTGAGCCATGTGGAGCAGAGGATGCTTAGCTCTATCAACGCCAGTACCACGATTGACCAGAGTAAAGTCGCTGGGAAAGTTGATATTGATCAGGAGGCAGTCAAGTGGAAGGCTGAATTTGGTGAAGAAGGGGCGCAAAAGCTTGAGCGATGGGTGAGAGACGCTATGCCAGACTATGAGTTTCTTCATTCCAGAAGACTCAGGTTGGAGCAAGTGTAGAGAGCACATGAGTAATGGCTTGACGGGTACGGAAGGTATTTTATCAAGTCATTGAACAAGAAATCGGTTCTAGAGAGCCTTATGAGGTAGTGAATTCAACAAGATGTCTCTAAGTTTGAGTTGGTTGAGCTTTGCGATGTTCCACTACGCCATGTTTTGGGGAAGCTGTTACAAGTCTACCACGGGAAAACCATGGCAGGTTGAATGCAACAGATCTCCTAAGATTTCAATGCCTGTTATTTTCAGTCACTTTCGGATGAATCTCTTAGGGTAATGTAAGACTGACACTAGGATGTTCTACATTGCGCTATAATTAATCAAGCTGCAATCTATAATTCGTCTTAAATGGAACTCTGTGTACACAAGGCCAATGAGAACAAAGAACCGCGATCAGAAGCTTGCAATGATATTATCGCTGTCTAGATATTTCTCTGCTATTGTTATGATCAAACATAAACATTCATCTGATACAACAAACATCACATTGGAAATTCTTCGGGAGCAAGACCGACGCGGAACATCGCTTCTCAACTCGAgggagaagaccaagatcaagcgAGGCAAACTACCCGAGACATTTCCCACAATTTGGAGAGCCGTCTTGTCGACTGCAGGCAGTGAGAACTGCAAAGATTGGGAACTGGGGGATGGCAGTTTCTTCTAACCTGTTTCGGCACCATCTCGTGAGAGCCCGAAGACGGAAATGGAATTGAGGCGGGAATAGATCGAGTCTAGTCTGGCCCAGAGCTGTCGACATATCTCGGCTATCCCATATTCCCGGCTGGCCCTGACGGGTTGGGCCGACATTCGAGCCTGGTGGGGGCCGTCTCTGTAATCATCTGGTCTCTTGCGAAGGAAGCCACCGAGAGGGGCAGTCTGCACCAGCGTAGGAGGTTGAGAGCAAAGGATCTACAAATGACATAAAGGTGCCATCGACAATCACAGCGGTGGCAAGATATGAGGTCAATGCAGCTCAAATCTGGGTCTTTCAGAAACTTGATgcaacatgatgatgatgtagtTGAGGGTAAATCAACCATCCATCTACGCAATACCAACAGAGATCTCCAATCCATCGTCGATGATTCTACTCAAAACCCAATCGAGGCCCTGTTTGCCCCGGCTATGGAATGAGGGTTCCTGAGATCGAGGGTCCTGTATTTGAGAAACAGGTCCGGAAAGCGAAGGGACTAAGTAAACTTGTCCCTGAAAAGGCACTGAGGAATTCCGCCCCGAGTCTATTTGCGTTGATCGGTCATGGATTCAGGAACCACCAAGGTATGCAGAGCGCTAATCACCCGAAACTTTAAATGTACGACATCCGGACCTTGCATACTCGTCGATAAGGTTCAGGGCCAGTGGCGGCGTGGCTGCCGACGGGAATGAGAGCAAGCCACAAAATGGTGTTTGAACGTGGAAAGATTGACACTACGTCAGGTATCGTCAAGTCTGGACTCGAGGGCATATTGATGGTTGCGAATGGATGGTATGAGGGTAACAGTATATAACTGCCTCTCAGTTCCCTGGAAATGCACTCCCCcagtcactcactcacactCAAAAGCTCTTTGGCATTTAACTGGAACAACAATCTTTGTCTCTCAACCACTCCTTGAATAACTCAAATTATACACTAACAAAGTAATCAACACTTACTACAACATGAAGGTCACTGTTCAGCTCATCACCGCTGCCCTTGCAGTTTCTGTTGCAGCCCATCCTCAAAACGGACGGGGCGGTGGAAAGCCCAGCAGCACCACCACTGCTGCCGCTGCATCTTCGACAACTGCTGCTCCCGGCCGAGGTGCCATGTCTTCTCTGCCCTTCCTGCCAACCTGGCTCTTCAGAGACTCCAACGCCAACAAGTGCATCAGCACTTACAACAACTGCTTGATCACCAACTCATCCAACCAATCGGCATGCGCTTCCAACTACGCAGCCTGCATCAAGGGCGGGTCTTCTTCTACCGGCTCTGCTACATCAGCTCAGACAGCTACTACAACTGTTTCAAGTGCTAGCGGTCCTCCCACTCGCACCTTTTCTCGACCCTCCGTCTCTGGTCTTGCTCAATGGTGGAGGAACGAGCAGAGCATCCGACGATGCAACTATGCCTACTACGTCTGCCGTAGAAAGTCTGGCTCTACTCAGACGTCTTGTGCTTCTGACCGAACCGCCTGCATAGCTTCCGCCAGCGCCACTGGAAGCGCCACGGCTGTGCCTACCAGTGTTCCTACCAGCATCCCAACCAGCGCGGCGACTACCACTGCGACTGGATCAGCAGCTACATCGACTACTAACGTCGCTGCGGGTACAGGCGCTGCTGGTGCCGATGCTCCTCTCAACTCGGACGATCCCTcgtttgatgatgagaactACGATGCTGATACTGCCTAAGTTTGTCAAAAGCCCACGTCAATGTAAAAACACAACACATCAAGCAAAAATTTCCTTACTGTCAGTTAATCGAATACCTGAGTTTACTGGGAAGGTCTCCCGTATCTATCACCTGGCATCGCATGTTTGCGCGACAACCATTCCATCCCTTGGTTAATATTGATTACCACAGTCCTTTGATGCAAAGAGCTAGAGTACATCTTAGACAAAGAATGATAAAGTTGTTTGCCAGTAATATTTGTTCCGAATGCTCATGTGCTGTGCCATGTCTACCTATTGTTGTGAGCCTACGATAGGTACAGTGATCAGAGACTCTGAATGCAGCTCAGATTCGGTCGAGGCTTTGCATTAAGTGATCTAGGCCAGTCGATTGTGCGCGACTCTCTCGATCTTTCGGAGCCAGACCACCAAAATTTAGCGCGCCAGGACGGAAGAGAACGGGTGTAGGGCAATTGGCTTGCGAAATCCTACGGTGGGGTTGTGGTGGGTACATACTGATTGCAAGTCACTAGCAGTCTGGAGACAGACACGCGAAAGGAATTGTTAGTGCTGACGCGTTGAGCGTGCGACGCGGAGAGGGACTCAACGACGCGTGTCCCCTGCAAAAGACAGAAATTTCGTGCTGTGGCTCTGTGGCTCTCCGTACAGCTCCTGAACCTGTTAGAGCATGGGTGCACAACCTCAGGGCTTGCACTTGGGAAATGGAGGGGCTGGTGCGGGTGCAGTGCACAATTATTTAGCACAGCATAATCTGGCATGACTCTTTATGCGTCATTTGGCGTTTCATCAGTGCTTGTCATTATGAACTTGCTTATCGATATTGGTAGGTTGATGCACAGCATCAGCCCTCAATTCTCCCAATCATACTCGGGAATTGGAAATGCTTTCGTATCGCCAAAGCCAGCGCCAATGTACCGCTGAGCGAACTCGACGAGCCCCGTCCACGCGACCAAGGCGAAAATATTGTTGCGCAGCCAAATACCCCAAGCTGTCTGCGGCGCCAAGATTGTCGTGATGAGCGGAGGAATCACCTGCATCTTGTTGATCAGAGGCCTGATCTGTTGCTCATAACCCTCAAGACCAGCTGTGATATCTCCCTTGTGTTTGCTCAGCTCTCCTGCCAGGATGTAAGCGCCTGCAAGGGCGAGGCTGGTTCCACCGCCTGTGAGACCTGCTGCGTATCCTGCATCACCAACCAAGACAAACCGCCCCTTGGACAATGTCGGTGTTTTGACCTGTACAATTTCACTCGCGTAAAAGTCCTCGGAACTCATCATTTTCTTCAGAGCGATACTGCTTTTCCATCCTACGTCACTGTAATGCTGCGCAATGTACTTCTTGAGCGCGTCATTCCCTTTTGCTGAAGCCTCCCGAAACGCGTCCGCGCTCTCTGACTTACCTCTCGAGTTCATGCACATGAGCAAGACGCGACTGAAGCCTGCGGGATCCGTACCAATGCTGATATTCCGCCCTCTCACTGCGTTGAATCCCTGTCCAATTTTGCTTCCGCTGAGGACGTCCTGGGGTATCGAGAAGTAGGCCGACCAGCAGTTGGTTGAGACGATGTGATCACCAACATTACATCCCAGTCCCAATGCACGCGTTCTCGATGTCGCGCCATCGCAAGCAATCACCAAATCGTACTCCGAGGCTTCCGTACTGTTTGCAAACGTGACTGTGATAGGGCCGGCAATCTTTTCACTCTGCTGCATCGACGCTATCTGCTCATCAAATATGTagttgatgttcttgttgtcCTTTGTCATATCGAACAGAATCTTGGATAAATGCCCGCGTAAGATCTCGTACTCCGAGACAAGCGACTGTTGGTCCGGGTTGCCAGTTGGTCTGATAACTCCGTAAGGCGTGCCATCTTCGCGAACAAAGCtgatcccttcttcttgcgtcGACT
This DNA window, taken from Fusarium fujikuroi IMI 58289 draft genome, chromosome FFUJ_chr11, encodes the following:
- a CDS encoding related to salicylate 1-monooxygenase; translation: MSGLKVLVSGASIAGPATAYWLAKAGAKVTVIERFPALRTGGQAVDIRTAGVSVMRKMAGLEAAVRAKSTQEEGISFVREDGTPYGVIRPTGNPDQQSLVSEYEILRGHLSKILFDMTKDNKNINYIFDEQIASMQQSEKIAGPITVTFANSTEASEYDLVIACDGATSRTRALGLGCNVGDHIVSTNCWSAYFSIPQDVLSGSKIGQGFNAVRGRNISIGTDPAGFSRVLLMCMNSRGKSESADAFREASAKGNDALKKYIAQHYSDVGWKSSIALKKMMSSEDFYASEIVQVKTPTLSKGRFVLVGDAGYAAGLTGGGTSLALAGAYILAGELSKHKGDITAGLEGYEQQIRPLINKMQVIPPLITTILAPQTAWGIWLRNNIFALVAWTGLVEFAQRYIGAGFGDTKAFPIPEYDWEN